AGGGAAtaaccatcatggctcagtggaaacaaatctgattggtatccatgaggacgcaggttcaatccctggcatcactcagtgggttaaggatccagcattgtcctgctATGGTGAGGGTCGAAGATGTggcaaagatgtggctcagatgtggctttgctgtggctgcgatataggccagtgactatagctctgattcgaccacatccatgtgctgcagatgtggccctaaaaaggcaataaataaataaataaataaatataataaaaataaaaaaataaaaatttaaatggggCTATTTCTTCCAGAATCTAAGAGCCCAGCTGGAGAACTATGACACAAACCTTTAAGACCACATGGTCACAACTTAATAAGCTCTATGACCGGGTAGTAGCAAGAACCATGTGGATAAATTGTCTCCCAGGGTTTTTTAGGATACAGACACCCAGGGAATAGTTCCCACCATCTTTAATAAGCCCTCCAGGTGGGATGAATCCAAAGCTTAAAACATGCAAGGAAATCCATTCCGGTGGCAAAGGGGTCATCAGTGTCACACCCCTAGCGCTGTCCCTGCATCATTGCTCCAAAGTGACCACAGCCAGGGCCttttcctcctgccccagccaTGGGCCATGCAGGTGGGATTTCTATCCCATTGGTCATGGGGAGAAATGCACAGCCAGAAATACCACTGCCCACATCCCATCCTGGTGGCAGAGAAGGAGGGGACGGGAAGCAAGAAAGGGAATTCCTCATCCCAATGTCACGGGACAGCCCTCCAAGAAGGACCAGCACGGGAATGTGGTCAGAAGATGCCAGGCGTTTGACTCAGAAGGCCAAGCAGATTGGATAGAACTGATCAGCCCTGGAAAAGAAATTTTGCTTCCAACAAGTTCCAACCATTAAATAGACAGACATTATTGGGTCTTCTGGTAATTACTGCAGTATTGGgtaaacaaaaacaaggaaaggtGTGGACAGCTCACCCAGTTCGGGCGGTATATAAGAGGCCAGAGCACAGGGAGCCTCCCAAACTCAGAATCTCACTGTCCTGGAAACCCACCCACAACCTCCACCCTCGGACACCATGGTCAGCTCGTGTTGTGGCTCCGTCTGCTCTGACCAGGGCTGTGGCCAAGGTCTCTGCCAGGAGACCTGCTGCCgccccagctgctgccagccCACCTGCTGCCGGACCACCTGCTGCCGCCCCAGCTGCTGCCGCCCCCGATGCTGCCAGTCTGTGTGCTCCCAGCCCACTTGCTGCCGCCCCATCTGCTGCCACCCCATCTGCTGCAGGCCCAGCTGCCACAGGCCCCAGTGCTGCCAGCCCAGCTGCTGCCAGCCCTCCTGCTGCCGCCCCAGCTGCTGTGTGTCCAGCTGCTGCCGCCCCCGGTGCTGCCAGTCTGTGTGCTGTCAGCCCACCTGCTGCCGCCCCTCCTGCTGTGGTTCCATTTGTGGTTCTAGCTGCTGCAGGCCCAGCTGCTGCATCTCTAGCGGCTGCAGGCCCCCGTGTTCCCAGCCCTCCTTCTGTGGCTCCAGCCCCTGTGGCTCCAGCTGCTGCCGCCCCTGCTGCTGCCTGCGCCCTGTCTGTGGCCGGGTCTCCTGCCACACCACTTGCTACCGCCCCACCTGTGTCATCtccacctgcccccgccccacatGCTgtgcctcctcctgctgctgaaTCTCTGCCTGTAATCTTGTCACACTGAGCATGTTCtcaaaagtcatttaaaatgtgTCAGAGCCAACCAGTGACTGGGGAAGGGCTTCTCAGTGGCCACCTCTTCTTCTTCAGATTTGGCATTCGGAGTTGGCACTCAGTTCTAGGCAATGACGGCTGCAAACAAATTTGCCACATGTTTTTAACTCAGACCCCAAAGCATCTGTTTTTAGACCTGCAGTCTTCATCCTAAGTATCCACTGATTAAAATGATCTCGAAAGACATTgcttcatatgattttttaaaaaatgtttttattgagatatagttgatttccaattgtgccaatttctgttgtacagcaaagtgaccccgtctcatacacacacacacacacatatatgcattcattttgttatattatctcccatcctggtctatcccaagagactggatatagttccctgtgctgtatagtaggagctcattgcttatagattctcaatgtaatagttggcatctacgaGCCCCAAACTttccatccatcccaccccctccctcctcctccttggcaacttCTATGTTCTTAATAAAGAGCCATTTCCTTGATGTTGAAATCTCCTGATTTGTTGACGATTCAGCGTGTGTGTGCCTTTGTCCATGTGTGTCTTTAGCTGTCTCTTCACACCAAGGACCCTCTTGCTTCCAGTGCAAGAGAGCATGTCCAAGAGCAGTTATCTGTGGTGGAATCAAGACCCCAGGAGGTATCTGTTGGGTGACATGGTCAAAGGTATCTAACTTCTTCAAGCCTGTGTcttttctctgtgaaatggggatgatacCTTCTTCAAAGCTTCAAAGACGTAACCCCTCGCACAGGATGGGGTACATAATGTAAgctctcaataaattttttactgttctttttttccgAAGCACTACCCCGGGCTAGAACACTCTCTTAGTAAAGTGTCCTCTTGGACAGCAGAGCAAAGAAAGCACGCACGGTTGCTTTGGGTGCCCTTTATAACGCACACTTAAGGTTTGTATATCCCTTAAAGTTGCCATAAAAACTCCAGTGAGTGGACCATCATCAGCTAAATTTCACTTGACTGCAATTCTAGTTCCATCCTTGGTTGGGTCAAGGGTTCTACCTACCTcaagtattttttccctttctttctctccttcctccctcccgctCTAAATATAACCCTCTTTCAGAATACTAAGTGTACCTTCCAAACCCAGATTTCTGGAAATGCAAGAAGTCCATGACAatttttccatagaaattttgaaccttttttttttttttttggctgcacctgcagcttgcagaaggtcccaggccaaggattgaagcccagccacagcagcaacccgagcagcagcagtgacaacatcagatccttaacctgctgtaccacaagggagctccagaAACTTCTTAAGAGATGCTCCAAATTTTAGTGTTTTGAGACTGAAACCCCTCTTAATTTTAGGCGCTCGTGTTATTGggctttcttcatcttctttgtGGTTTCACTCTCCCATTTTGGACTTTTATCCCCTCGCTTGGTCTTAGTTAAGAGCACATGGTCAGGATACTTCTTTGAGACTCAGGTTTCTCATCGCTGAAACAGGTGAGAATGATCCTTCTTAGCTGTGAAAATATGTCACAATGTACACAATAACGTGATTTCTATACAACCATGAGTCTCTGAAGTTTGGGTTCCTAATCTGAAGTATCTTAAAAAAACATgttaaattcaaaattaaattgctTCTATTAGCTGTGTTATATTTCCAAATAACATGCGTAATTAacggagtacccattgtggctcagcagtaatgaactggactagtacccatgaggacccggggttcgatccctggccttgcccagtgggttagggatcctgcattgccatgagctgtggtgtgggttgaagctgcagctttgatttggcattgctgtgactgtagcgtaggctggcagctacagttcaggtttaacccctagcctgggaccttccatgtgctgtgggagtggccctaaaaagaccaaaaaaaaaaaaaaagcgtaattAAGAGTTTattgttctaaaattaaaaaaaaaataaggtgttaAGAAACaaagccagagttccctggtggcctagaggttaaggacctgtcattgtcactgctgtggtgtaggttctatccctgggctggaaacttccacatgcagtgggtgcaagccaaaaaaaacaaaaaaaaaaagagagagagagagttcccattgtggctcagcagtaacaaccccagctagtatccatgaggatgagggtttgatccctggccttgcttaaggaccccatgttgctgtagctatggcataggccggcagctgtggctcggatatgcgaccccagcctgggaacttccatatgccgcaagtgtggccctgaaaagcaaaaaaaaaaaaaaaaaaaaaaaaaaagcagagcgaGACATAACAGAGGCTGACATCACGTGGGCTTCACCCTGACATAGGTCAGGAGCTACATAGAAACATCTCGCATTTTCAAATTCACCTTTTTCAAGTTAACTCTGAGATGGCCTGCTGCGTACAGTCCTGTCTCTTCCTACACTGGAATCAACACGTCTTTCATCCTCCTTTATCTTCCTCTTTGATAAGTGCTAATTACAGGATACAGGCTCTGGTTTTAACATCGGGTTTTAGTAGCTAGAACTAAATCAAAGAATGGGGCCGTAGACTGTCTTCTTCAACATTAAAGTATCTGAGCCTTATAATTTCCCGTTTTTACAGCAAGAAAGGGGTACAAGTGGGAATGGGATGGCAGGCTGTGTCTGGGGAATAAAAAGATGTATTTGCAAAGGTGTAGGCAGAGTTTAGGGAAAGCAGCAAGGAAGAGCTCAGCACCCAGGGCTCATGATAGCAAGAAGCAGCTACCCCTCAGCTTAGGCAATGACGTGGGTGAGGTAGCAAAGGGCTGGCATGCAAGACTTCCTAGGATGACTGCATAGAGATACTCAAGGTACAGATCTTGTCGTGAGAGAGGGTTATGTTGCTCTAAAAGATCCAAAGTGATGCAGGAGAGATCCTGGTCAAGAAGACCACCGAGGTATGAATGGGAAAGAGTGGCTGGAGTGATTATTCTGCAGCCCCATCAACTTTCCCTAAGGCATAGCTGGTTTGGATTTTACGTGAAGAAGGCATCAACTAAGTCTACCCTTCACTcggtattgttttaaaaatataccaacCGTTAAACTGAGATATCTTTTAATAACTTGAATGAAGACCCGTCCTTATAGCTGTTTTCAGTGTGGTCCAAGTCTCTGCTGATACTTTCTTTGCAATAACTCTGTGATGCTCATTGCCATCACCTCATGCCCTGAGCCCACCTCTCACGCTGCCCCACTTTAACTTTTTAAGCAAtgtctccctggagttcccttggtggctcggtaggttagggatccagcagtcattgctgctgtggctcaggtcacagctatggtgcaggttcgatccctggcctcgggacttctgcatgctgtgggcaatGCGTCCCTCATTTTGGCATTTCTAAAGGCAGATCAGACATGAACATGATTtgttggacttggagaacagacttgtggttgccaagtgggggggagggagtggaatggacggggaatttggggttaataggtgcaaactattgcctttggaatggacaagcaatgagatcctgttgtatagccctgggaactatatccagtcgcttatgatggagcttgatggaagatgatgtgcaagaaaaagaatgtatatatgtatgtgtgactgggtcaccttgctgtatggtagaaaattgatagaacactgtaaaccagctataacggaaaaataaaaatcattaaaaaaaagaaattaacatgaaTTGTAAATAGCGTATATATTACCTATTAAAAGTCTcttaatctactttttttttcttctagaatccAAGGCTAAGCACGCTCTCTCCTATATTCCAGGAATCTCAACTTATCTTCATTACTCTTAAAATAGATTTTCCAGACCTCTCCCTTTCAACATCACAAACCGGGATTGTGCCCGTCTCACCTGTGGCTCCTCTTTTGAATCTCCCTGCCGTCCAGCGATGTAACATGTGTTCTCAAGGCCAGTGTGGCTTCTCTGATGGTCTAGACAAAATCTTCACTCATTGCACAGACATCTCCTGCAAAATATCAAAAACCCACTGCATTTCAGGCCGTGGGGACATGAAGCTAAGTGAAGCAGAGTCCTAGCCCTAATGGAGTTTATTTTCTAGAAGGAGCCAGATACATGAGCGCATCCTTGGGAGAGAATGATGTGGTAAGCCCATACAGGCACAAAGCACAACAGAAGTGCCGTGCAGGGGGGACTTGACTTTTCGTGGCATCAGGAAGGATCCTGGAGGAATATGGCCATGGAACTCACTGGCAAAAAAATCATCAGGAGAATACTGAGCTCGCGAGATTTGCGGGGAAGAGGGAATATCATGAAGGTAATTTGCTATTTCCTTGAATGTTGTTTTTCTCTGAATGCCTAGGGCACTAAAGAGACCTCTAATTTAGGAGCATAATCCTAGGTGGCTTTGGTTATAAAACTCTTTATGGGTAAGTACATGTAAGATAATAAAACTTCTTGATAATCCCCTTAATGCGTCTAAGAAAATCTTACGTGTAAGTGATACTACAAAAACTGCTAGGCATTTTAGCTCAGAATATGGGAAAAAGATGTTAATAAAATGTCCATAAAGCATTAAGTggtgggctgcacctgcaggcctgcaAGCTCTGTACTTGCCCAGCctcaagatgaaagaaaaagcctGGAGTCAGGAGCAGAGACAACAGGAgtttaatgggggggggggagatcttttttaaaataaatttttaaattgtagttcaTTTAcggtgttgtgccaatttctgccttGACCCAGTTAGttatacctcatttttt
The Phacochoerus africanus isolate WHEZ1 chromosome 14, ROS_Pafr_v1, whole genome shotgun sequence DNA segment above includes these coding regions:
- the LOC125114672 gene encoding keratin-associated protein 4-9-like isoform X3 — translated: MVSSCCGSVCSDQGCGQGLCQETCCRPSCCQPTCCRTTCCRPSCCRPRCCQPQCCQPSCCQPSCCRPSCCVSSCCRPRCCQSVCCQPTCCRPSCCGSICGSSCCRPSCCISSGCRPPCSQPSFCGSSPCGSSCCRPCCCLRPVCGRVSCHTTCYRPTCVISTCPRPTCCASSCC
- the LOC125114672 gene encoding keratin-associated protein 4-8-like isoform X4, which gives rise to MVSSCCGSVCSDQGCGQGLCQETCCRPSCCQPTCCRTTCCRPSCCRPRCCQSVCSQPTCCRPICCHPICCRPSCHRPQCCQPSCCQPSCCRPSCCVSSCCRPRCCQSVCCQPTCCRPSCCRPCCCLRPVCGRVSCHTTCYRPTCVISTCPRPTCCASSCC
- the LOC125114672 gene encoding keratin-associated protein 4-8-like isoform X5; translated protein: MVSSCCGSVCSDQGCGQGLCQETCCRPSCCQPTCCRTTCCRPSCCRPRCCQSVCSQPTCCRPICCHPICCRPSCHRPQCCQPSCCQPSCCRPSCCVSSCCRPRCCQSVCCQPTCCRPSCCGSICCHTTCYRPTCVISTCPRPTCCASSCC
- the LOC125114672 gene encoding keratin-associated protein 4-12-like isoform X1, encoding MVSSCCGSTCCRPSCCQPTCCRTTCCRPSCCRPRCCQSVCSQPTCCRPICCHPICCRPSCHRPQCCQPSCCQPSCCRPSCCVSSCCRPRCCQSVCCQPTCCRPSCCGSICGSSCCRPSCCISSGCRPPCSQPSFCGSSPCGSSCCRPCCCLRPVCGRVSCHTTCYRPTCVISTCPRPTCCASSCC
- the LOC125114672 gene encoding keratin-associated protein 4-7-like isoform X2, which translates into the protein MVSSCCGSVCSDQGCGQGLCQETCCRPSCCQPTCCRTTCCRPSCCRPRCCQSVCSQPTCCRPICCHPICCRPSCHRPQCCQPSCCQPSCCRPSCCVSSCCRPRCCQSVCCQPTCCRPSCCGSICGSSCCRPSCCISSGCRPPCCRPCCCLRPVCGRVSCHTTCYRPTCVISTCPRPTCCASSCC